From Desulfobulbaceae bacterium, a single genomic window includes:
- the ispG gene encoding flavodoxin-dependent (E)-4-hydroxy-3-methylbut-2-enyl-diphosphate synthase has product MLERKKTKKIHIGTVAIGGNANIAVQSMTNTDTRNVAATVEQIHRLENAGCEIIRVAVLDEDAAQSIRAINDKISIPLIADIHFDYRLAIASMENGAHGIRINPGNIGSLARLKKVIDAAKSHQVAIRVGVNSGSVEKDILKKYGKPSPEALVESAMRNIRLLEEFGFYEMKISIKSSDAMATVEAYRILSQQCDYPLHLGVTEAGGLIAGTVKSSVALGILLYEGIGDTLRISLTRDPVEEIRVAYELLRSLHIRHRGPELISCPTCGRCQVDLFSLAERVEKHIQTMKTNLKIAVMGCVVNGPGEAKEADLGLAGGNGVGIIFKKGKLYKKVPEAELFDVFVAELNLLEKKELP; this is encoded by the coding sequence ATGTTAGAACGGAAAAAAACCAAAAAAATCCATATCGGCACAGTTGCTATCGGCGGCAATGCCAATATTGCCGTGCAGTCCATGACCAATACCGACACACGCAATGTTGCTGCAACTGTGGAGCAGATTCATAGGCTTGAAAATGCAGGGTGTGAGATTATCAGGGTTGCTGTTTTGGATGAGGATGCTGCGCAGAGCATAAGGGCTATTAATGACAAAATCTCAATCCCTTTGATTGCTGATATCCATTTTGATTATCGTCTGGCAATTGCCAGCATGGAAAACGGCGCCCATGGTATTCGGATTAATCCTGGAAATATCGGCAGTTTGGCGCGTTTGAAAAAAGTAATTGATGCAGCAAAAAGTCATCAGGTAGCAATTCGTGTGGGGGTGAACTCCGGTTCGGTTGAAAAGGATATTTTGAAAAAATACGGTAAGCCTTCACCCGAGGCCTTAGTTGAAAGTGCCATGCGCAATATTCGGCTCTTGGAGGAGTTTGGCTTTTACGAGATGAAGATCTCGATAAAATCATCGGATGCCATGGCAACAGTTGAAGCATATCGAATATTATCTCAACAATGTGACTACCCTCTGCACCTCGGAGTTACAGAGGCGGGTGGTTTGATTGCCGGAACTGTCAAGTCCAGCGTGGCCTTGGGGATTTTACTGTATGAAGGCATTGGCGATACCTTGCGGATTTCGTTGACCCGTGACCCTGTTGAGGAGATTCGTGTTGCCTATGAGTTGCTTCGCTCGCTGCATATTAGACATCGTGGGCCGGAACTGATTTCCTGCCCAACCTGCGGTAGGTGCCAGGTTGACCTGTTTAGTCTTGCTGAACGGGTTGAAAAGCATATCCAAACAATGAAAACCAACTTGAAAATTGCAGTAATGGGTTGCGTGGTGAACGGTCCTGGAGAGGCGAAAGAGGCGGATCTTGGACTTGCTGGCGGCAACGGCGTTGGTATAATTTTCAAAAAAGGAAAGCTCTATAAAAAAGTGCCGGAAGCAGAACTCTTCGATGTATTTGTTGCCGAGTTGAATTTGCTAGAAAAAAAAGAGTTGCCATAG
- a CDS encoding GxxExxY protein — translation MGDVYLKEICYKINGAVFEVFRELVAGFLEKVYEKALLLELQSRGIVAKKKDFKCVFQNYYFLQ, via the coding sequence ATGGGTGATGTTTATTTAAAAGAGATTTGCTATAAAATTAATGGAGCTGTGTTTGAGGTTTTTAGGGAGTTGGTGGCAGGGTTTCTTGAAAAAGTGTATGAAAAGGCTTTGTTGCTAGAGTTACAGTCTCGTGGGATTGTGGCAAAAAAGAAGGATTTCAAATGCGTTTTTCAAAATTATTACTTCCTACAGTAA